In the Theobroma cacao cultivar B97-61/B2 chromosome 1, Criollo_cocoa_genome_V2, whole genome shotgun sequence genome, one interval contains:
- the LOC18612402 gene encoding eukaryotic translation initiation factor 1A produces MPKNKGKGGKNRKRGKNEADDEKRELVFKEDGQEYAQVLRMLGNGRCEAMCIDGTKRLCHIRGKMHKKVWIAAGDIILVGLRDYQDDKADVILKYMPDEARLLKAYGELPENTRLNEGIIDEEDEVGGDDYIEFEDEDIDKI; encoded by the coding sequence ATGCCAAAGAACAAGGGAAAGGGAGGAAAGAACAGGAAGAGAGGAAAGAATGAAGCGGATGATGAGAAGCGTGAACTTGTATTCAAGGAAGATGGGCAAGAGTATGCCCAAGTGCTTCGCATGCTAGGCAATGGCCGATGTGAAGCCATGTGCATTGATGGCACTAAGCGCCTTTGCCATATCCGTGGAAAGATGCACAAGAAGGTTTGGATTGCCGCTGGTGATATAATTCTTGTTGGGCTTCGTGACTATCAGGATGACAAGGCTGACGTGATCCTAAAGTACATGCCCGATGAAGCAAGGCTCTTGAAAGCGTATGGTGAGCTTCCAGAGAACACTCGACTCAATGAAGGCATTATTGATGAGGAGGATGAAGTAGGTGGTGATGACTATATTGAGTTTGAAGATGAAGATATTGATAAGATCTAG